Proteins encoded within one genomic window of Xylophilus sp. GOD-11R:
- a CDS encoding methionine ABC transporter permease, with translation MPENIAAILPELFNATGQTLLMLGIGLSAAIIIGGPLGVLLFLLGPGQSLSHRSAFAVLSWIVNTVRSFPFIILLVALVPFTRVIAGTSIGPLAASVPLSVAAIPYFARLVEQCLREVPRGVIEAAHAMGASELQIIWRVLVLEARSGLVLALTVLAVSFLSYSAIAGVVGGGGIGDLAIRYGYYRFQTDVMVLTVALLVVMVQVVQFVGNTLARRLDKR, from the coding sequence ATGCCTGAGAACATCGCCGCCATCCTGCCGGAGCTCTTCAACGCCACCGGGCAGACGCTGCTCATGCTGGGCATCGGTCTGTCGGCCGCCATCATCATCGGCGGGCCGCTCGGCGTGCTGCTGTTCCTGCTGGGGCCGGGCCAGTCGCTGTCGCACCGCAGCGCCTTCGCGGTGCTGAGCTGGATCGTGAACACGGTGCGCTCCTTTCCTTTCATCATCCTGCTGGTGGCGCTGGTGCCATTTACCCGGGTGATCGCCGGCACGTCGATCGGGCCGCTGGCCGCGTCGGTGCCCTTGTCGGTGGCGGCCATTCCTTACTTTGCGCGGCTGGTGGAGCAGTGCCTGCGTGAAGTGCCGCGCGGGGTGATCGAAGCGGCGCACGCCATGGGCGCGTCGGAGCTGCAGATCATCTGGCGGGTGCTGGTGCTCGAGGCGCGCTCCGGCCTGGTGCTGGCGTTGACGGTGCTGGCGGTGAGTTTTCTGTCGTACTCGGCGATCGCCGGCGTGGTGGGTGGCGGCGGCATCGGCGACCTGGCGATCCGCTACGGCTATTACCGGTTCCAGACCGACGTGATGGTGCTCACCGTGGCGCTGCTGGTGGTGATGGTGCAGGTGGTGCAGTTCGTGGGGAATACGCTGGCGCGTCGGCTGGACAAGCGCTGA
- a CDS encoding LLM class flavin-dependent oxidoreductase, whose product MAHPRQLHLNVNILQSGFVPSAWRLPGADPRAFLDVGHYVRVAQLAERARFDAVFLADNAAIADQIHFRPINALEPTVLLACVAAATSHIGLIGTASTSYNEPYNLARRFSSLDHASGGRAGWNMVTTADIASARNFGLDAVPDHGRRYARAGEFADVVRALWDSWDDDAFIGDQHTGRFIDPTRVHPIAHHGEFFHVQGPLTLPRSPQGRPVLVQAGGSADGREFAARHAEAVFSASQTLEESRAYGQDLKARAAALGRGRDAIRVLPGLTTIIGATEAEARARRDALVDSIPWDYSLTRLAGTLGITPDRLRLDERLPDDLPLPAGGNGNHTFFAATLALARRQGLTVRQLIRELAGGGGHRVVVGTPEQVADDIAHWFESGAADGFNLMPDALPDGLQLFVDGVVPLLQRRGIFRREYEGRTLREHFGLPRPDDGRRTVSKLKVA is encoded by the coding sequence ATGGCACATCCCCGGCAACTGCACCTCAACGTCAACATCCTGCAATCGGGTTTCGTGCCGTCGGCCTGGCGCCTGCCCGGCGCCGATCCCCGCGCGTTTCTCGACGTGGGCCACTACGTGCGGGTGGCGCAACTGGCCGAGCGCGCCAGGTTCGACGCGGTCTTCCTGGCAGACAACGCGGCCATCGCCGACCAGATCCACTTCCGCCCGATCAACGCGCTTGAGCCCACCGTGCTGCTGGCCTGCGTGGCCGCCGCCACCAGCCACATCGGGCTGATCGGCACCGCTTCCACCAGCTACAACGAGCCCTACAACCTGGCCCGGCGGTTCTCGTCGCTCGACCACGCCAGCGGCGGCCGCGCCGGCTGGAACATGGTGACCACCGCCGACATCGCCTCGGCGCGCAACTTCGGCCTGGATGCAGTGCCCGACCACGGCCGCCGCTATGCCCGCGCTGGCGAATTCGCCGACGTGGTGCGCGCGCTGTGGGACAGCTGGGACGACGACGCCTTCATCGGCGACCAGCACACCGGCCGCTTCATCGACCCGACCCGCGTGCACCCCATCGCGCACCACGGCGAGTTTTTCCATGTGCAGGGGCCGCTGACGCTGCCGCGCTCGCCGCAGGGGCGACCGGTGCTGGTGCAGGCCGGCGGTTCGGCCGACGGCCGCGAGTTCGCGGCGCGCCATGCCGAAGCGGTGTTCTCGGCATCACAGACGCTGGAAGAATCGCGCGCCTACGGCCAGGACCTCAAGGCGCGCGCCGCCGCCCTGGGCCGCGGGCGCGACGCGATCCGCGTGCTGCCGGGGCTTACCACCATCATCGGCGCGACCGAAGCCGAGGCCCGCGCCCGGCGCGACGCGCTGGTCGACTCGATTCCCTGGGACTACAGCCTCACCCGTCTGGCCGGCACCCTCGGCATCACGCCCGACCGGCTGCGGCTCGACGAGCGCCTGCCCGACGACCTGCCCCTGCCGGCCGGCGGCAACGGCAACCACACCTTCTTCGCCGCCACCCTGGCGCTGGCCCGCCGCCAGGGTCTGACGGTGCGCCAGCTGATCCGCGAACTCGCCGGCGGCGGTGGCCACCGGGTCGTGGTCGGCACGCCGGAACAGGTGGCCGACGACATCGCCCACTGGTTCGAGAGCGGCGCCGCCGACGGCTTCAACCTCATGCCCGACGCCCTGCCCGACGGCCTTCAGCTCTTCGTCGATGGCGTGGTGCCGCTGCTGCAGCGGCGCGGCATCTTCCGCCGCGAATACGAGGGCCGCACCCTGCGTGAGCACTTCGGCCTGCCACGCCCGGACGACGGCCGGCGAACGGTGTCGAAGCTGAAGGTGGCCTGA
- a CDS encoding methionine ABC transporter ATP-binding protein: MPTSPIPAPAATEPVIRLEGVRKSFVLPTGHRFDAVRELSLSIRQGDVFGLIGKSGAGKSTLLRLINLLERPDAGRVLVAGRDLTTLSRRDLRDTRQNIGMVFQQFNLLANATVFGNVAFALRIHGGRDRAGIARRVHECLALVGLADRADAYPAQLSGGQKQRVAIARALAPRPQVLLCDEPTSALDSETTRELLQTLRDINEKIGVTIVIVTHELPVVEALCRRVAILEAGRLVEEFGVNDPPLEPPAKRLTALGREIDALVRRRREDARAASAAAIRRVQAEPSERGALHA, translated from the coding sequence GTGCCTACATCACCGATCCCGGCGCCCGCCGCCACCGAGCCCGTCATCCGGCTCGAAGGAGTCCGAAAGTCCTTCGTACTGCCGACCGGCCACCGCTTCGACGCGGTACGCGAGTTGTCCCTGTCGATCCGCCAGGGGGATGTCTTCGGACTGATCGGCAAGAGCGGCGCGGGCAAGTCGACGCTGCTGCGGCTGATCAACCTGCTGGAGCGCCCCGACGCCGGTCGGGTGCTGGTGGCCGGCCGCGACCTCACCACGCTGTCGCGCCGCGACCTGCGCGACACCCGCCAGAACATCGGCATGGTGTTCCAGCAGTTCAACCTGCTGGCCAACGCCACGGTGTTCGGTAACGTGGCCTTCGCGCTGCGCATCCACGGCGGACGCGACCGCGCCGGGATCGCCCGCCGGGTTCACGAATGCCTGGCGCTGGTGGGGCTGGCCGACCGGGCCGACGCCTATCCGGCGCAGCTCTCCGGCGGGCAGAAGCAACGCGTGGCGATCGCCCGTGCGCTGGCGCCGCGCCCGCAGGTGCTGCTGTGCGACGAGCCCACCTCGGCGCTCGACAGCGAAACCACCCGCGAGCTGCTGCAGACCCTGCGCGACATCAACGAGAAGATCGGCGTGACCATCGTCATCGTCACCCACGAGCTGCCGGTGGTCGAGGCGCTCTGCCGCCGAGTCGCGATTCTCGAGGCCGGCCGGCTGGTGGAGGAGTTCGGGGTGAACGATCCGCCGCTCGAGCCACCCGCAAAACGGCTGACCGCGCTCGGCCGCGAGATCGACGCGCTGGTGCGTCGCCGCAGGGAAGACGCCCGTGCCGCGTCGGCCGCCGCCATCCGCCGCGTGCAGGCCGAACCGTCCGAACGAGGAGCCCTCCATGCCTGA
- a CDS encoding DUF3253 domain-containing protein, with amino-acid sequence MSQDDDQVANAAIETTIFSLLAQRRPGTTICPSEVARALATDNADWRGLMPGIRQVAQSLASTNRLVFTRSGTPVDATAPGGPIRLGLPAAPHGSDPRERR; translated from the coding sequence ATGAGCCAGGACGACGATCAGGTGGCGAATGCAGCCATCGAAACGACCATCTTCTCGCTGCTGGCGCAACGCCGGCCGGGCACGACCATCTGTCCGTCGGAAGTGGCGCGCGCCTTGGCGACGGACAACGCCGACTGGCGCGGCCTGATGCCCGGTATCCGACAGGTGGCGCAGTCACTGGCCTCGACCAACCGCCTCGTATTCACCCGCAGCGGCACGCCGGTGGACGCCACGGCGCCCGGCGGTCCAATCCGGCTCGGGCTGCCGGCGGCGCCACACGGCTCGGATCCGCGAGAACGCCGGTAG